The stretch of DNA ggatggaaaaatgagagggagcctCGCTCCCCTACTCTCCTGCATGCACCAAAATTTCACTCCACCGCCCGATGCAGCGGAGGAGTCAGGCAGAGCACATTGGTGGATTGATGCCAGAGGTGACACAGGTGAGACACTATCATGCTTCAGGGCACGTTGGGTTTGCTGCCGTGGGTCAGGAAGGAAGGCTCCtctacttcctcctcctcccacagatgACCCCGCAGCGCTACCCAGGAGCAGCGTGCAAGAGGGGCTGCTCACAtgctggggaggggctccccGAGCAGAGGGGAGATTAGGCAGGCGTCCCGCCTCTGCagtgctgcctccacagctccgccagcccagcctgcaggtTAGACATGACAGCACGGCCCTACCGCAGGAGGCGAACTTGAGGGAGAGGACGCAACTCTCGTGCAGGTGGAGCTGGTACTTGTCCGGCTTGGCCACGTGCAGGATCTCCACGTTGCTGCTCTCCATGCCGACCGCCAGCCACTCCCCCGAGGGGCAGTAGCCCAGCGAGAAgatctggggaggaggcagaatcAGACACCAGGAAATGGGTCCCGGCCCGGCcagctgtgcaggggaggggctaGCACAGCGCAGGGGCCTCCCCCATCCGCGTGGGCTCTGCGGTGGCTGGTGGCCCACTCACCTGGGAGCTGAAGTCGTGTTGCTGCAGCTGGCGTCCCTCCCGCAGGTCCCAGCACCGCACGGTGTTATCCAGGCCCCCCGTCCACAGCTTGGTGCCATCGTTGGAGATATCGATGCAGCTGGCGCCGTCCGTGTGGCCCTGGAACTGCCTGGAGGGGCCAGAGCAGCCgtcaggagccagggcagggtcccGCGGCACCTCCCCTCTCTCGCCGTGCCCCATTGCGTCCTGGGAAGGGGGGCTGGCAAGCCCCGGCGCTCACCTGACCAGGGTCTGGTTCTGCAGGTCCCACACCACAATGTTGCCGTCGCTGCAGCAGGAGAAGCAGACCTTGGCGTCCGGGCTGATGGCCAGGGCGTAGCAGGCTGGCGCCGAGGAGGTCAGCTCCGCCTTGATGCGGGGGGTGGGCGCGGCCAGGTCCCAGATGGACAAGGTGCTGGCCTCGCCCCCCACGATGAGGCTGCGCCCGTCTGGCAGGAGCTTGCAGGAGCGGATATAGTTGTCCCGgttctggggagggagaggggatggggcagaCGGGTGAGTTATGGCTACAGAGTGGACATCTGCTCAAGTCCCAGCTAGCAGTTGTGGTCTCCCAACTGTGCGGAGAACTCCCAAGGGAAACTCCAGTGGAGGAGCCAGCTGTACTGGTGGGAGCagacccacaccccaaaccctctggagctgggctcccagcaacAACTGCCCAAGGGCggtttcttctcttttctagagcACAATTGTTATCCCTTCACACCCACAGCATCAGGTCTCTCCAGCAGCTGCTAGCCAGACCCAGCTAGTTCTGATGCATGAACAGGAGCAGGACCTGGGGACGAGCAAATTAGTAAGGAGGGGGACATAgacccttctcccagctgggattgTCTAGTGACGAGGATACAGGAAGAGACCTggagttctattcccagctctgccactgattctaCTTGTGTctttggtcaagtcacttagatgtgcctcagtttgcccacctATACAATGGTGACCACAATTCCACACCTCAAGTGTgttcatagattttaaaaaataccacaATTGGCCCTTATGTTCATCTAGTCTAGCCTCCTTCTCAAGAGACTGGAGAACCTTACCCAGTGACAAATGTACCACCTACAATTACTAAAATACTCATTTTTCCTCTCCTGAATTCCCAGCACAGCTTGAAATTATCGTGACTCATCCACTTCCTTGTTTATGCATCAGCATCTTCAAGGTCAGGACAATGCCAGGAAGAAGATAGGGCAGCAATCTGGTAACCAAAGACCAGCAGGAAAAGATCACTCTGGTTTGTTGATAGAAAGGGACATACTTGAAATGGAGTCAGTGTTACAAAGAGCTATAAGCACCATCCACACCCTGGAACTGTATTTTTCAGGATGGTGCTCTCTCACTAAACAAGGGAATAAGGCCTGGAAAGAACagcagaaactgaccagccaatCCTGCAAAAAAACTTATGGGAGATGGTTATCTTTAAGCATACATGTAAGCGTTTGccagaccaggactttaatagcTGCATCCAGGGGGAAAACAGGCGCTCCTTAAACTACTTCAGTCAAAACAAATCAATGTGGGGTGAGAACTTATTCCCTGTCCACAGTTCCAATCCGTTCACCGTGGCCTTTTAACAGCTCGACAGTGGAACAGTGCAGCTAGATTCTCCATACTGAGAAAGTTTCTCACCAGACTGAAACAATTCTGGACTCAGCTTTGAAAACCAGGCGCATCTGTGTGTGCTCATTCCTCAAATCGGGGTGCTGGCTACTGAAGGATTCTGCCTTTTGTACCTGCAGGGCACCTTTTATCTAAGGATCCGAGGGTTCTTCATAATGGCACCCCCCCTTCTCATCCACAGATCTTAAAGCAGTGGTCAAAGGTCAGTACTAACCCCTTTGGTTtctagatggggaaactgaggcagagggaggCAGAGTAGCTTGCCTGTGAGTGAACCAGCAGGCtaatggcagagcagggaacagaaTCTGGCACTGCCCGCGAGTCCCAATCCAGAGCCCAGCCCACACTGCTTGATCCACGACACACCTCTCTGACATAGTAGCTCAGCGATATTAGCCCCAATTTACAGATGGGTCAACTAAGGCACCACGATGGAATGATTCGTGCCAGGTTTACAGGGAAGTGAAATTTGGGGACGGGGCAAGACCAGGGTTTAGTTCTATGCCCATTCACTTTGTAAAGTGACTCGCTGCGACGCACACACGCTGACACGCCGCCATCTCTTACCTCCTGCGAAGCCACAGCATTTTGGCtcatggggcaggggaaaggcaaGCAGCAAGGCAGAGACACCCATCTGCTATTGGCCACAACTCCCAAAATCCTTTGCGCCCAACACCGTAGCTAAGCACGGCCGCTGAGCCCCACATCCTCTCGGGGGAGTTGCCGCTGGACTAACTTCCCGTCTCAGACCCTCACgttagccctgccccacccccaaaggcagcagccaggatggggtgcgggggaggggagattcAGGCTACTTTGCCAACAAGCTCCCGTATGACTGGGGAGGAAACTTTGCCCCAGTCACTGCAGTTCATGGGGGGGGGGATGTCTCTGGGAGCACATGtgatcggggtggggggggggggtgtaacgGCTTAAATGCAAGAGGTCCATCTCGCTGCCTCCCCCTGGATACAGCCACGCGCTCTCATCCGCACCCAGGCCAGCCGGGGCCATCCCCCTAGGCGacgtggggcaggagggtgtccAGGGCCCACATGCACCccggtgcccctgccccccacagcaccacaCTGCTGCCCATGAGTGTGGGGAGAGGCCCGGCCCTCCCCTGCGGCAGCCTGTCCCTACAGTGCTACTCCCAGGCCACACCACgccagggagcagtgggggacgctgctcccaccacccacacagtGCTTCTGCGGAAAAggcgggcagggggcggggcataGATACTCAGTGCCTCCAGCCACaccacacccgcccccccccagggacataagAAAATAGAACCTGCCCGCCTGGATCAGAGCAAtagtccatctagttcagtaggTGACAGTGGCCCGTACCAAAGCATTAGCGGGGAGCATCCAGAACTAGGCAGATGGAGTAAGCtatccaccccctccctgccgcTGTCTCCTCCTGGCAGGCAGAGGTCTAGGGCTGCATCCCTGGCCGTGGTGGCTAATCGCCACAGATGGGCCTATCCTCCATCAACTTAGccgggtttaaaaaaagagctcggtATGTGCCCAGAAGatcccccagcagggagttccgcaggttggCCGTAGGCACTTCCAGATGTTTGTATTAAACCTTCTGCCCATTGATGTCAGCAGGCGACCCCCGGGCTGCGGGAAGGGTTAGACGGCACTTCTGTGTCCGCCACAAGTTCACAGATCTCGCTCACAGCCTCTGAGGAACAGTCCCttaccaggcagtccagctgtgccactggcgtcttggtcccagcctgccccacgtCCCACACCTTCACGCAGCCCTTGCCCCCCGTGTAGACGTGCCGTGTGGAGTTGCCGATGGTGACGGCGCAGACCACCTCGCCGTGGGTCAGGGAGTGGAGCTGGCGGGCGTGCCGGGGGATGCCCGTGCCGATGAGGGCGTCGGGAGGGAAGGGCACCGGCTGCATCTGCCCCTCGGCGCTCACGTGGAAGGAGTAAGCGCTGCAGTGCGGAGGGCAAGACATCAGCAAACCACATACAAGCGGGGCCCAGTCACCCTGCTGCTTCCGGAGAGGGCTTTGCACTAATAAAAACCCAGCCTCCAACCCAACACCTCCTCCAAGCCAGGGCCATGGGGAGTTGCCTGCTCAGAGCCCGCCTCTGCAGCTAGACCTGTTTCTCCAGCCAgtgctcagggctcccctcccatgaggtcagctgagcacttgggcagccaggtgagattcaggtgccgcccagctgattggcagaacgCCCTCAGGTGgcagtgtgtttctactggtggtgcacagccacacatgcctcatccaataaaattcattccacacacggATGTCAAAAAGCCCACGAGGGAAATCTACATGCAACCCCCTGCTGGATGGACACTTACGGTTTGCCTGAGGTCCCTGCCTGCATGCCGGCTGACAGCCCTGGGAGGCGCATATGGCAGTGTGGGTCATAGGCCACCTAGCCAAGCAGAGAAGTCACCTTTCAGTCATCCCCAGGAGGAGGCTGGCCGCTGCCCACCACCCCACCAGGACACTCACCAGAGGTGAGCGGCCGTAGCCAGCGGCTCCCACGGCCGCCGCCGCCCCATTGAGCTGAGACGACACCAGGTGCAGCCCAGCGtaggccccagccccggccatgTCGCCGTTGACGGAGGGATGGGCCATGCCGAAGGCGGCTGGGTAGGAGGTCTGCACGGCCAGCGGGTTCctgaggcccagggctgggaaaggagaaAGTCGTAGTTACTGCAGGACAAGGAGAGGAGTTCAGGGCCAAACCAGGCTATGGTGTAAATGGGCCCAACCTCCCCGGTGAGGCATCCGGGGGGAGCAGGCACAGCCTTGATCAGCACCAGCTCCAGGGCGAGCAGAGCTGCTGCCGAGCGTGGCCCTGGCGGGGGCACAGCAAAGTCCCTCTCACTGCCGCAGTCCAGTTCCACTTCTCGACAGCCGGATCTGCCGACTCTGCCGGCAACAGGACATCCCCCCAGGCGAGCAGATCCTTCTGCTGAAGAGCCCTGGGCAGATGTCTCCCTAGGGGaatgcagaggggtggggggcaggggcttgctgtccattggctcactggctctgctcctctcccttcAGCCCCGACTCTATGGCTGCCCCACAGCTTCAGGAGCTGGGCCCTTGGGCATTTAGCCCAGTGCCTGTTCTCCCAGGACAAGGCCTCCGACAGTCACCAGCCTTGATCTCCAAGGTAGAAGCTGCTGGAGCGTCCCTTCCGCGGCACACCTGCTCCACCCAGGCTGAGATGTGCAGCCCCAGAAGCCTGGCTGCAGGTTAGCCGGGGGGTGGCCCACAGTCATccctcacagagagagagagagacacacacacacagcagcttgGGCAGCCAGACCCTAATGAAGCCTGTCTCCTGGATTGCCAGACGTTTGCACTGCATGAGTGTGAATTCTcccaccatcccctgccccagagcctctgccctccagccccccgcTACCTAAGGAATCCACCGAGGGCTTGGCTGCCGCTGGGCGGAATtgctgggcagtgctgctgctcccGGAGCCTGGCGCCGTGGCCTCCGCTTGGGAAGTCGGCGTGCTGGACTTCAACCCAGGAGTCGCAGCTTTCTCCACCTGCAAAGGAAGAGCCTGACTGCAGCAGCCTGGAAAGCCCGACCCCCCGGCTACTGCCTTCACCCAGGGCCGTGCAGGGGACTGCGGGCTCTAAACCCCACACCGGAGCTCGGAGGCTGCACTTGCAACCAGGCTTCCCCCACCTTAACCCCCTCCGTGGTCGGAAtagattttgttctgtgcactgaagcatgagtggatgtgcaccacccatagaaacacgctgccggctgtgggtgctctgctaatcagctgggcagcacctgacccctgggcggctgcccaagtgctcagctcccagggaacgCAGCTTACAAGCCCTTCCCACCACAACCCTGGACCCCCAGCCACGTACCAGCCATCCCCAAGTGGCAGCCCCATGAGCCCCAGATTTGCTGCCTGGTCAGGAGCAGAAAGCTCGGCCTGGCTTCCCCTGAAGAGCCACTGCAGAGCCTGGGCCCCAGTCCTGCCTGCAAGATCAGGCCGCTCCCACCGGCGCGAGAAGGGGGCAAAGGAGGACTCTGGAGGATGTCTGCATCGGCTTGTTGGGCTCCTCTGACTAAGAGGCCAGGCACTGGTTTAAGTCACTGGCTCTGCAGGGACACAGTCACATCGCCCTGGCATGCGGAAGCCCAGCAAGCCATGCCAGTAAGTTGCACCTGGCCGCAGAGCTGTGCAGCAGGCAATGCATACAGGCCAGCTACTTCCATGCCCACTATGTAGAGGGGTTAACACAGGAGCCTGGGGCGGTGCAGAGACCCTGCAACTGGCCAGCAGACCCATCCCACCCAGGGCAGAGCTGCGCCTGGGGGTTATCGCTAGCAAGGGGATTACCTGAGAAGCCCAGGAAATGTTCTATTCTCTGCCACCTCCCCAGCTTGGATCAGCAGCAGGGTgggctgctctgctgcagggatttccttccttcccagggccagctggctgcAGTCGGACCCCAGGGTCCATCAGAGGCGGGAACAGCCCCATTCCCACCAGCCCGGCACTAGCCACTCCGCTAGCGAGAGGCACAGCCTGCCCCATGCAATGGTGCTGGCTCCGCTGTGCCAGGCGGAGGAAAAGACTGACTTGGCTGTCAGTGAAGCAGCCATAGAGCTTTTAGGGATTGGTTTTACATGGTCACTTCCACTGTTTCCTGGACACCAAGCGCTTGGGCGGACACCCATAAGAGATCAGAAAGCCACCCTCTGCCGGCAGCgcgtttctcctggtggtgcacgtctTGGTGCTCATAAAAATTTatgctgcccatggatggaaaacgttACGCGGGAGCGCTGGTCTCGAGCAGGACTGCACTGGGGGTGCCTAGCCCGTGCCGCCGTCACTGCTCTGCTATGGTTAGCAGGCTCAGATACACCGGCCTGTACTACAGTCGCCCTTCAGAGGGCCCGATTCTGATCTCACAAGCCACCACAGGAACGTAGATGAGGATGAAACCAAATGGGAGATCAGATGCTGACGGCTCTTCCCATTAGGGTCAAGAGGATTTTGCTTCCCTGCCCCAACCAGAAGGAAACCAACCAAACCCTCGGCAGCTGCTCCCAGAGCAGTGCTACTTACCATGGGCTGGTCCTTGCTCCGGGACGGGGAGGCGCTGCTGGATGAGGCCATGGAGGTGGGACTGAGCGGTACAGCCTCTTTCTGCTGCAGCGGGACCTTGTCCACCCCGTTCTCCCGGGAGGAGTAGGAGTGGACGCTGTGCGGGGAGGAGGGGTCCTGTGGGGCAGAAAGCACAACTGACTTCGGGGAGGGGCACCTGCCGCTGATGGGTATGGGAGCCGGGCACCTCCAAAACACCCAGCAGGGAGGGCGGACAATAGCCAGAGGCAGGGtgagctagtggttagagcacagggGTGTACCAGGCCTCTGACCTGCTGGGATCAGAAAGTCAGACCCCACCTGCACttcccagctctgtgctcagcGGTTAGAGCAGGACCCCTGGGTTCCACTGCCACCTGTTGCCCCCCAGTCTCCGAGGCCCAGCTGAGCCTTGAGTGACAGGGCCAAGCCCTCCCACAAGGCAAGGAGGCTCACAGAGTGTCCagagcagcgtttcttaaacattttgaggCCAGGGAGCACCAAAAACAATATCGTTTTTTTATGAGGCACAGCCACCAACAGGCCACGCCTGTGCGTGGGCCGACACCAAGCCGTCCCGCCGCCACAGCCCACACGCGGCACGTCATTGCTACGCCGCCGTATAGATCGGAGAAGGAGATGCCAGAAGGGAGGGGCTAGAACAACGTTAGCTGCGTTGCAAGATGGCTGCAGTTCTCATGAGATGTAGGAATTACGGCTCAGTGTTTTCCATTCCTGCCATCACCGAGAAATGGCTGTTTCCTGCAAAACTGGGAGTGGTTTTTCCAGGCGCTGGCGGCACCCTTGCGAGTTGTTTGCGGAACAccagggttctgcagaacacagtttaagaaacgctgcccTAGACCCCTCGGGACGGagcctctctctgcccctcccacgGCCAAGCACCCGCGCCGGGGTGGGTTCCCCACCACTGACCTCATCCACCACCAGGTTGTCTTCGCTCTTGTCAGCGTCGCTGCCCTGAAACGCAGAGAGAAGCGTGTTTGCACACAGCAGCCAGCATGGCCCCGCGTTCCCCTGGGCCGCGAAGGAGCAGCTAgccgccccctccgccccccagagcccctggcTCCAAAGGAGCAGCCCCCCACAGACCCACATCCCCCTGGGCCACGAAGGAGCAGCTAGCCGCCCCCTCCGTCCCCCAGAGCCCCTGGCTCCAAAGGAGCAGCCCCCCACAGACCCACATCCCCCTGGGCCATGAAGGAGCAGCTAGCTGCCCCCTCTGTCCCCCAGAGCCCCTGGCTCCAaaggagcagcccccacccccccgcgacACCCATAGTCCCAGGCCGTGAAGGAGCAGCCGACGCTTTATCCCAACAGGTCAGGGCACGGCTGGCTAGAGACAAGCCCAGAGAAGTACCGAGAGGGGAGGGGACACTGCTACCTCCCCGGCCCAGGAATATCCCCTCCCTCCGGTCCCGGAGTGGCCGCAAAGCCCTGCTCACGTAGTCCGTGACAAAGTCCTTCTCCTCGGCCTTCCTCTTCTTGCTGCTGCTCAGGTACTCTGAGATGGCGCGGACCCGCTCCCCGTTGGGCAGTGCCAGCGAGTTCTGGGGAAGGAGATGGAGCAGCTGTGGCAGGTGGTGGAGATGGCaggcccaggctcagcccccacccctgggccccTTTTTGGAGGGGGGCTGCCACCCCCACAAGGAacacccaggctcccagcccagcttgcACAAGGGACattcccacagggctgcaggacaGCTGGCCTCTGCCCATGGCAGCC from Carettochelys insculpta isolate YL-2023 chromosome 27, ASM3395843v1, whole genome shotgun sequence encodes:
- the LOC142002172 gene encoding transducin-like enhancer protein 1 isoform X2 — encoded protein: MFPQNRPPAHLQAPAVASAAASTVSTTSQSLKLTYPETLDRIKEEFQFLQNQYHSLKLECEKLATEKTEIQRHYVMYYEMSYGLNIEMHKQTEIAKRLNVICAQLIPFLSQEHQQQVVQAVERAKQHQLQAQHLSQHAPPIPLTPHPSGMQPTSLASIGGASGLLALSGALGAQAQLLPKDDRGLHDCEHRERDLGPNSLALPNGERVRAISEYLSSSKKRKAEEKDFVTDYGSDADKSEDNLVVDEDPSSPHSVHSYSSRENGVDKVPLQQKEAVPLSPTSMASSSSASPSRSKDQPMVEKAATPGLKSSTPTSQAEATAPGSGSSSTAQQFRPAAAKPSVDSLALGLRNPLAVQTSYPAAFGMAHPSVNGDMAGAGAYAGLHLVSSQLNGAAAAVGAAGYGRSPLVAYDPHCHMRLPGLSAGMQAGTSGKPAYSFHVSAEGQMQPVPFPPDALIGTGIPRHARQLHSLTHGEVVCAVTIGNSTRHVYTGGKGCVKVWDVGQAGTKTPVAQLDCLNRDNYIRSCKLLPDGRSLIVGGEASTLSIWDLAAPTPRIKAELTSSAPACYALAISPDAKVCFSCCSDGNIVVWDLQNQTLVRQFQGHTDGASCIDISNDGTKLWTGGLDNTVRCWDLREGRQLQQHDFSSQIFSLGYCPSGEWLAVGMESSNVEILHVAKPDKYQLHLHESCVLSLKFASCGKWFVSTGKDNLLNAWRTPYGASIFQSKESSSVLSCDISTDDQFIVTGSGDKKATVYEVIY
- the LOC142002172 gene encoding transducin-like enhancer protein 1 isoform X1, giving the protein MFPQNRPPAHLQAPAVASAAASTVSTTSQSLKLTYPETLDRIKEEFQFLQNQYHSLKLECEKLATEKTEIQRHYVMYYEMSYGLNIEMHKQTEIAKRLNVICAQLIPFLSQEHQQQVVQAVERAKQVTMAELNAAIGHQLQAQHLSQHAPPIPLTPHPSGMQPTSLASIGGASGLLALSGALGAQAQLLPKDDRGLHDCEHRERDLGPNSLALPNGERVRAISEYLSSSKKRKAEEKDFVTDYGSDADKSEDNLVVDEDPSSPHSVHSYSSRENGVDKVPLQQKEAVPLSPTSMASSSSASPSRSKDQPMVEKAATPGLKSSTPTSQAEATAPGSGSSSTAQQFRPAAAKPSVDSLALGLRNPLAVQTSYPAAFGMAHPSVNGDMAGAGAYAGLHLVSSQLNGAAAAVGAAGYGRSPLVAYDPHCHMRLPGLSAGMQAGTSGKPAYSFHVSAEGQMQPVPFPPDALIGTGIPRHARQLHSLTHGEVVCAVTIGNSTRHVYTGGKGCVKVWDVGQAGTKTPVAQLDCLNRDNYIRSCKLLPDGRSLIVGGEASTLSIWDLAAPTPRIKAELTSSAPACYALAISPDAKVCFSCCSDGNIVVWDLQNQTLVRQFQGHTDGASCIDISNDGTKLWTGGLDNTVRCWDLREGRQLQQHDFSSQIFSLGYCPSGEWLAVGMESSNVEILHVAKPDKYQLHLHESCVLSLKFASCGKWFVSTGKDNLLNAWRTPYGASIFQSKESSSVLSCDISTDDQFIVTGSGDKKATVYEVIY